Proteins from one Staphylococcus sp. IVB6214 genomic window:
- a CDS encoding competence protein CoiA family protein, with the protein MLIAYNEKQERVLARNALRDALYFCPICHEQLILKQGNKNIAHFAHGRQCAHHSSGETLLHYKLKLLLFHILSNYYNDVQLEPYLSGIQQIPDIVVGDNAIEVQLSPLPVQQMRKRTEGLQCAGYRVTWLTTLPKYRQGIYHLNQLQQSCIDPVHCVMYGIHPINYRLYRLNNMMSLTARHFHADCEPIAYEQLLADDARSCVGMTTVRKLATARIIQYVIQCRRKKSVHDPVLSLIYQMKLTEAQVIQLTGFIFPEQIHVHTHPVLWQLKVFAALRYQHDPYHALAHCIKLRQFATRTYSSRAIIEQLVERYRKIIKL; encoded by the coding sequence ATGTTAATAGCTTATAACGAAAAGCAAGAACGTGTGCTAGCACGCAATGCGTTGAGAGACGCATTGTATTTTTGTCCTATCTGTCATGAACAACTGATATTAAAGCAAGGCAATAAAAACATCGCACATTTTGCACATGGACGTCAATGTGCGCACCATTCCAGTGGAGAGACTTTATTACATTATAAGTTAAAATTATTGCTATTTCATATACTGTCAAATTATTATAATGATGTACAACTCGAACCATATTTGTCGGGCATCCAACAAATACCAGATATTGTAGTGGGTGACAACGCAATCGAAGTACAGTTGAGTCCTTTGCCAGTTCAACAGATGCGTAAAAGAACAGAAGGATTGCAGTGTGCCGGTTATCGTGTTACATGGCTAACAACATTACCAAAATATCGTCAAGGTATTTATCATTTGAACCAACTACAACAGAGTTGCATCGACCCAGTACATTGCGTGATGTATGGGATTCATCCGATTAACTATCGATTATATCGTTTGAACAACATGATGAGTCTTACAGCCCGTCATTTTCATGCGGATTGTGAGCCAATTGCCTATGAACAACTACTTGCAGACGATGCACGAAGTTGTGTAGGTATGACAACGGTGCGCAAACTGGCAACAGCACGTATCATACAATATGTTATACAATGCCGTCGCAAAAAAAGTGTCCATGATCCAGTGTTGTCGCTGATCTATCAGATGAAATTAACAGAAGCGCAAGTCATTCAGTTGACAGGGTTTATATTTCCAGAACAAATTCATGTGCATACGCATCCGGTGTTATGGCAGTTAAAAGTATTTGCTGCTTTGAGATATCAACATGACCCTTATCATGCACTTGCACATTGTATTAAACTGCGTCAATTCGCAACAAGAACCTATTCATCGCGGGCTATCATTGAACAATTAGTAGAGCGATATAGGAAAATCATAAAATTATAA
- the pepF gene encoding oligoendopeptidase F, whose amino-acid sequence MTNQRSRAEQEQKFPQHTWDLTTIFKDDAAWEAAYDQVANRIGEEEKFKGHLGDDAETLYAALQLQDEIEADLGAVYVYSHLKQDQDTANDHYTGLESRAHQLIIRFSSAWSFLVPELLQIEEEKIQSFLASHEGLKHYAFALEMINHKRPHVLDADKEKLLTEAQDALSTSSNVFSMFDNADLTFEDVTDKDGNKHPLTQGTFIKYLESDDRQLRQSAYENVYKAYGAYNNTLSATLAGEVKKHVFNARSHNYKTAREQALSNNYIPEAVYDNLVKTVHKYLPLLHRYTELRKKLLGIDDLKMYDMYTPLVKDIKFDMPYDEAVEWMLKGLAPMGENYLNVIKEGLDNGWVDVYENKGKRSGAYSSGSHQTNPFILLNWSDTVSDLFTLVHEFGHSAHSYFSRENQSSTYSGYSIFVAEVASTCNEALLSHYMEQHLDDKRRLLLLNQELERFRATLFRQTMFAEFEHKIHAIEEAGEPLTAQRMNQEYAQLNRQYFGDVVETDDFISKEWSRIPHFYMNYYVYQYATGYSAAQSLSHQILTEGEPAVERYINEFLKKGSSNYPIELLKNAGVDMTTPQPIEDALHVFEQKLDAFEALMESL is encoded by the coding sequence ATGACGAATCAAAGATCGCGTGCAGAACAAGAACAAAAATTTCCACAACACACATGGGATTTAACAACGATTTTTAAAGATGATGCGGCTTGGGAAGCGGCCTATGATCAGGTAGCAAACCGTATCGGGGAGGAAGAAAAATTCAAAGGACATCTCGGTGATGATGCAGAAACTCTGTATGCGGCACTGCAATTGCAAGATGAAATTGAAGCGGACTTAGGCGCTGTCTATGTTTATTCACATTTAAAACAAGACCAAGATACAGCGAATGATCACTATACTGGATTAGAATCACGTGCGCATCAATTAATCATTCGATTCAGTTCGGCGTGGAGCTTCTTAGTTCCCGAGTTGTTACAAATTGAAGAAGAGAAGATTCAATCATTTTTAGCATCACATGAAGGGTTAAAACATTATGCTTTTGCACTTGAAATGATTAATCATAAACGTCCGCATGTCTTAGATGCAGATAAAGAAAAATTGTTGACGGAAGCACAAGATGCACTATCAACATCAAGTAATGTATTTAGTATGTTCGATAATGCCGACTTAACATTTGAAGATGTGACAGATAAAGATGGAAACAAACATCCATTAACTCAAGGAACATTCATCAAATATCTAGAGTCAGATGATCGTCAATTACGTCAGTCAGCATATGAGAATGTTTATAAAGCATATGGTGCATATAATAATACTTTAAGTGCTACTCTAGCTGGAGAAGTGAAAAAGCATGTTTTTAATGCACGTTCTCATAACTATAAAACAGCTCGTGAGCAGGCACTGAGCAACAACTACATACCAGAAGCGGTATACGATAATCTTGTTAAAACGGTCCACAAATACTTACCATTACTTCACAGATATACCGAATTACGCAAGAAGTTATTAGGTATTGATGATTTGAAAATGTACGATATGTATACACCGCTTGTGAAGGATATTAAGTTTGATATGCCGTATGACGAAGCAGTTGAATGGATGTTAAAAGGATTAGCACCAATGGGTGAAAACTACTTGAATGTCATCAAAGAAGGTTTGGATAATGGTTGGGTAGATGTCTATGAAAATAAAGGGAAGCGTTCAGGTGCGTACTCTTCAGGTTCTCATCAAACAAATCCATTTATCTTGTTGAACTGGTCAGACACCGTTTCAGATTTGTTTACATTGGTACATGAATTTGGTCACTCAGCGCATAGCTATTTCAGTAGAGAAAACCAATCATCAACATACAGTGGCTATTCGATCTTCGTAGCTGAAGTTGCTTCAACATGTAACGAAGCATTATTAAGTCATTATATGGAGCAACATCTTGACGATAAACGTCGCTTATTGTTATTGAACCAAGAGTTAGAGCGCTTCAGAGCAACGTTATTCCGACAAACAATGTTTGCAGAATTTGAACACAAAATTCATGCGATTGAAGAAGCAGGGGAGCCTTTAACTGCACAACGTATGAACCAAGAATATGCGCAATTAAATCGTCAATACTTTGGTGATGTCGTAGAAACAGATGACTTTATCAGTAAAGAGTGGTCACGTATTCCACACTTCTATATGAATTATTATGTTTACCAATATGCGACAGGGTATAGTGCAGCTCAAAGTTTAAGCCATCAAATCTTAACAGAAGGTGAGCCGGCAGTAGAGAGATACATCAATGAGTTCTTGAAAAAAGGTAGCTCAAATTACCCAATTGAACTACTGAAAAATGCTGGTGTGGATATGACAACACCACAACCAATTGAAGATGCATTGCATGTATTTGAACAAAAATTAGACGCATTTGAAGCACTTATGGAATCATTATAA
- a CDS encoding adaptor protein MecA, with protein MRIERIDDMTVKLFITYTDIEARGFRREDLWTNRKRGEEFFWSVMEEVNEEEDFVVEGPLWIQVHAFEKGVEVTISKSKNESEMEMSEDMNAFEEIDNHLSDLLSQSFKEHDGAESQNHATKKEQKAQRSVSSGNVPLAPTAVFKFDDLESVITYAHRHNQQLTQFEDLLYMLDQQYYYVVHFDARVTEDEIHDFYSQMLEFASLSDKTEVYLNDYGKIVMSYNVTEQVKRYFTL; from the coding sequence ATGAGAATAGAGCGCATTGATGATATGACTGTTAAATTATTTATCACATATACGGATATTGAGGCACGTGGCTTCAGAAGAGAAGATTTGTGGACGAATCGTAAACGCGGAGAAGAGTTCTTCTGGTCAGTCATGGAAGAAGTTAATGAAGAAGAAGATTTTGTTGTCGAAGGTCCGTTATGGATTCAAGTTCATGCTTTTGAAAAAGGTGTGGAAGTGACGATTTCAAAATCTAAAAATGAATCAGAGATGGAAATGTCAGAGGACATGAATGCCTTTGAAGAAATCGATAATCATTTAAGTGATCTTTTATCACAGTCATTCAAAGAGCATGATGGTGCTGAATCACAAAATCATGCGACAAAGAAAGAACAAAAAGCACAAAGAAGTGTATCAAGTGGCAATGTACCATTAGCACCAACAGCTGTTTTCAAATTTGATGATTTGGAGTCGGTGATTACTTATGCACATCGTCATAATCAACAATTAACACAGTTTGAAGACTTGTTGTACATGTTGGATCAACAATACTATTATGTTGTTCATTTTGATGCACGTGTGACAGAAGATGAAATTCACGACTTTTACAGTCAAATGTTAGAATTTGCATCATTGAGTGACAAAACAGAAGTATATCTGAATGATTACGGTAAAATTGTGATGAGTTATAACGTAACAGAGCAAGTGAAACGTTATTTCACATTATAA